One region of Azoarcus sp. CIB genomic DNA includes:
- a CDS encoding CsbD family protein — MNKDQVKGRIEEAKGKMKEVAGKVSGDKKLEQEGKIQNISGKVQAGIGDLKENIKDAI, encoded by the coding sequence ATGAACAAGGATCAAGTCAAAGGTCGCATCGAAGAAGCGAAAGGAAAAATGAAAGAAGTGGCCGGCAAAGTGAGCGGCGACAAGAAGCTGGAGCAGGAAGGCAAGATTCAGAATATCAGCGGCAAAGTCCAGGCGGGGATTGGCGATCTCAAGGAAAACATCAAGGACGCCATCTGA
- a CDS encoding DUF6600 domain-containing protein, translating to MKTQSLRLRIVAFLAGVAMLAFSGWAGADPSSRVARLAYTTGSVSMSPAGDSEWVQATGNRPLTTGDRLWVDDGARAELETGGALVRMHAGTSVSVLNLDDRITQLQLTQGALNVRVRRIAPNQVFEVDTPNLAFTLREPGAYRIEVDADDDVTTIYVRRGQGEAYGDEAAYVIDSRQAYRFTGTNLREYEYVDTPRPDDFDRWSNSRDRRYDDSRSARYVSQDVVGYQDLDDHGSWRADATYGNVWYPDRVATGWAPYRDGHWAWIDPWGWTWVDDAPWGFAVSHYGRWAHVGGTWGWVPGPVRSRAYYAPALVVFVGGGNFQLTISSGLVGAVAWFPLGPREIYRPAYRVSRDYFENINRSNTIVNNTVINNYYNNSNVTNVVYMNRSVEGAVVAVPTTAFVQSQPVSREALRVSRETIGSAPLALVAPLAPTEKSLRGAAAQGGKPPSRALERRVVARTAPPPAPVGFVAQQQRLSAEPGRPLDESVRKELRSAATAPAPAVKVITRKQDGMPRSRPPQAAARAKATDVGERSEQRERAVQRDEPVAPQAEPPQRATQPQITPPQATPAAPAVQSREPRGRADQRGDDEQRQNGAARKRRAARTNRRPAARLTATSRRARACSAACDATRASDTGHSRDQRDAGGARSAGRAGCTSTGTTRKVRTA from the coding sequence ATGAAAACGCAATCTCTCCGATTACGGATAGTCGCCTTCCTGGCTGGCGTCGCAATGCTGGCCTTCAGCGGCTGGGCCGGCGCGGACCCGTCGTCGCGCGTCGCGCGGCTTGCCTACACTACCGGTTCGGTAAGTATGTCGCCCGCGGGCGATAGCGAATGGGTTCAGGCCACGGGCAATCGCCCCCTGACCACCGGGGATCGCCTCTGGGTCGATGACGGTGCGCGCGCCGAGCTCGAAACGGGCGGAGCCCTGGTTCGCATGCACGCCGGTACCAGCGTCTCCGTCCTGAATCTCGATGACCGCATCACCCAGCTGCAATTGACCCAGGGCGCATTGAACGTGCGCGTCCGTCGTATCGCGCCAAACCAGGTTTTCGAGGTCGATACGCCGAATCTGGCCTTTACCTTGCGCGAACCGGGTGCTTACCGGATCGAGGTGGACGCCGACGACGATGTGACCACGATCTATGTACGCAGGGGGCAGGGCGAGGCGTACGGCGACGAAGCCGCCTACGTCATCGATTCGCGGCAAGCCTATCGATTCACCGGTACCAACCTGCGCGAGTACGAGTATGTCGATACGCCGCGCCCGGACGACTTCGACCGCTGGTCGAACAGCCGTGACCGCCGCTACGACGACTCGCGTTCCGCCCGCTATGTCTCGCAAGATGTGGTCGGTTACCAGGATCTCGATGATCACGGCAGTTGGCGCGCCGACGCGACCTACGGCAATGTGTGGTACCCGGATCGCGTGGCCACCGGCTGGGCGCCGTATCGGGACGGGCATTGGGCGTGGATCGACCCGTGGGGCTGGACCTGGGTGGATGACGCGCCGTGGGGTTTCGCCGTATCGCACTACGGCCGCTGGGCCCATGTCGGCGGAACGTGGGGTTGGGTGCCCGGTCCCGTGCGTAGCAGGGCCTACTACGCCCCGGCGCTGGTCGTGTTCGTCGGCGGTGGCAACTTCCAGCTCACGATATCGAGCGGCCTTGTCGGAGCGGTCGCCTGGTTCCCGCTGGGGCCGCGGGAGATCTATCGACCTGCATATCGGGTCAGCCGCGACTATTTCGAGAATATCAATCGCAGCAATACCATCGTCAATAACACGGTCATCAACAATTACTACAACAATTCGAATGTGACCAATGTGGTCTACATGAACCGGAGCGTCGAGGGGGCGGTTGTCGCCGTGCCGACGACCGCGTTCGTGCAGTCGCAGCCGGTATCCAGGGAGGCACTGCGGGTATCGCGGGAAACGATCGGCAGTGCACCGCTGGCGCTTGTTGCGCCGCTTGCGCCGACCGAAAAAAGCTTGCGCGGCGCTGCTGCCCAAGGGGGCAAGCCGCCTTCGCGTGCACTCGAACGGCGTGTCGTCGCGCGGACTGCCCCGCCGCCGGCGCCTGTCGGATTCGTGGCACAACAGCAGCGACTGAGCGCCGAGCCGGGCAGACCGCTCGATGAGTCCGTGCGCAAGGAATTGCGGTCCGCAGCGACCGCGCCGGCCCCCGCCGTCAAAGTCATTACCCGGAAGCAGGACGGGATGCCGCGTTCGCGTCCGCCGCAGGCAGCGGCCCGTGCCAAGGCGACCGATGTCGGTGAAAGGTCCGAACAGCGGGAGAGGGCGGTTCAACGTGACGAACCCGTAGCACCGCAGGCGGAACCGCCGCAACGCGCGACGCAGCCCCAGATCACGCCGCCGCAAGCAACGCCAGCCGCACCCGCAGTGCAGTCGCGCGAACCACGTGGCAGGGCGGATCAGCGCGGTGACGATGAGCAGCGGCAGAATGGAGCAGCGCGGAAACGCCGAGCAGCGCGGACAAACCGCCGCCCCGCGGCCCGCCTCACCGCAACGTCCCGCCGAGCCAGAGCGTGCTCCGCCGCGTGCGACGCCACCCGTGCCAGCGACACCGGCCACTCCCGCGACCAGCGCGACGCCGGCGGTGCCCGCAGTGCCGGCCGAGCCGGCTGCACAAGCACGGGAACCACGCGGAAAGTCCGAACAGCGTGA
- a CDS encoding DUF1840 domain-containing protein, with protein sequence MLITFKSAASGDVMMFEENGKELLSVLGKDPDADKGIVTVEQLPRAIAALRAAVEADRSTNREQPDADEDGDRQPDDSIQLAQRALPLLELLERSLVDKVPVTWGV encoded by the coding sequence ATGTTGATCACCTTCAAGTCCGCCGCCAGCGGCGATGTCATGATGTTCGAGGAAAACGGCAAGGAGCTGCTGAGCGTGCTGGGCAAGGATCCGGACGCGGACAAGGGCATCGTCACCGTCGAACAGTTGCCCCGCGCGATCGCCGCCCTCCGGGCCGCGGTCGAGGCTGACAGGTCTACGAACCGGGAGCAGCCCGACGCCGACGAGGATGGCGACCGCCAGCCCGATGACAGTATTCAGCTCGCCCAACGGGCGCTTCCGCTCCTTGAGCTGCTGGAGCGCTCCCTGGTGGATAAGGTGCCGGTCACCTGGGGCGTTTGA
- a CDS encoding CsbD family protein: MNWDIVEGNWKQFKGKVKAQWGKLTDDHLDVIAGKRDQLAGKIQEAYGITKDEAEEQIKRFEESNKD; encoded by the coding sequence ATGAACTGGGATATCGTCGAAGGCAACTGGAAACAGTTCAAGGGCAAAGTGAAAGCGCAGTGGGGAAAACTCACCGACGATCACCTCGACGTGATTGCCGGCAAGCGCGACCAATTGGCGGGCAAGATCCAGGAAGCCTACGGCATCACGAAGGACGAAGCCGAAGAGCAGATCAAACGCTTCGAAGAGAGCAACAAGGACTAA
- a CDS encoding PRC-barrel domain-containing protein: protein MTYTSIDPTSPAPKLLSATSLMSDDVYNQNEEKLGSIKDMMLNIHSGTVSYAVLSFGGFLGMGEKLFAVPWSAMTLDTVNKRFVLNVASDRLENAPGFDKDHWPDMADATWAQSIHTYYGTQADSTKSTFPPA, encoded by the coding sequence ATGACGTATACATCTATCGATCCCACTAGTCCCGCACCGAAGCTGCTGAGTGCCACCTCCCTCATGAGCGATGACGTTTACAATCAAAATGAAGAAAAACTCGGCAGCATCAAGGACATGATGCTGAATATTCACAGCGGCACGGTGTCTTACGCCGTATTGTCCTTCGGGGGCTTCCTCGGTATGGGCGAAAAGCTGTTTGCGGTGCCGTGGAGTGCAATGACACTCGACACGGTAAACAAACGCTTCGTGCTCAACGTGGCCTCGGATCGCCTCGAGAATGCACCGGGATTCGATAAGGATCACTGGCCCGACATGGCTGATGCCACGTGGGCGCAGAGCATCCACACGTATTACGGGACTCAGGCGGATTCCACAAAATCGACTTTCCCGCCTGCGTAG
- a CDS encoding beta/gamma crystallin-related protein → MTRILKTALAVAGVLMATQAAAQVTFYERERFRGSSFTTTERVRNFERRGFNDRASSVVVARDRWEVCEDAGFRGQCVVLRRGRYPSLAAMGLNDSISSARMVDRNARIDEDRYTPDPNANRNDRDDAQVTFYEREGFQGRSFSTEQQIGNFERNGFNDRSSSVIVTSGRWEVCEDVRFSGRCVVLRPGRYPSLAAMGLDNSVSSVRTVSRDARIDDHRYAPAPVVSHDYRRRNDERLYEAEVTAVRAVVGPPEQRCWVEREAVDQDRSNANVPGAIAGAVIGGILGHQIGDGRGRDLATAGGAVAGAVVGANVGRNDGGQQAYAQDVRRCENVPSQARPEYWDVTYAFRGQAYRVQMTAPPGRSVTVNERGEPRE, encoded by the coding sequence ATGACCAGGATATTGAAAACTGCGCTGGCAGTGGCCGGCGTGCTTATGGCCACGCAAGCGGCCGCACAGGTCACCTTTTACGAACGTGAACGCTTCAGGGGCAGTTCGTTCACCACGACGGAAAGGGTGCGCAACTTCGAGCGCCGTGGCTTCAACGACCGGGCCTCGTCGGTCGTGGTCGCGCGCGACCGGTGGGAGGTTTGCGAGGACGCCGGCTTCAGAGGCCAGTGCGTCGTCCTGCGTCGCGGCAGGTATCCGTCGCTGGCCGCCATGGGCTTGAACGACAGCATTTCATCGGCGCGGATGGTGGACAGGAATGCGCGCATCGATGAGGACCGTTACACGCCGGACCCCAACGCGAACCGCAATGACCGTGACGACGCACAGGTCACCTTCTACGAACGTGAAGGCTTCCAGGGCCGGTCCTTCAGCACCGAGCAACAGATCGGCAACTTCGAGCGCAATGGTTTCAATGACCGCTCCTCGTCGGTCATCGTTACCAGCGGCCGCTGGGAAGTGTGCGAGGACGTCCGCTTCAGCGGCCGCTGCGTCGTCCTGCGTCCGGGCAGGTATCCGTCCCTGGCGGCGATGGGCCTGGACAACAGCGTGTCATCCGTGCGAACGGTAAGCCGCGACGCGCGCATCGATGACCATCGGTATGCGCCGGCGCCCGTCGTCTCCCACGATTACCGCCGGCGCAATGACGAACGCCTGTACGAAGCGGAGGTAACGGCCGTGCGCGCGGTGGTTGGACCACCCGAGCAACGCTGCTGGGTCGAGCGCGAAGCGGTCGATCAGGACCGCAGCAATGCCAACGTTCCCGGCGCCATTGCCGGCGCCGTCATTGGCGGCATCCTCGGCCACCAGATCGGCGACGGACGCGGCAGGGATCTCGCTACAGCCGGTGGTGCCGTCGCGGGAGCCGTAGTGGGCGCCAACGTCGGACGTAACGACGGCGGACAGCAGGCGTACGCCCAGGATGTGCGGCGGTGCGAGAACGTACCCAGCCAGGCCCGACCCGAATACTGGGATGTGACCTATGCCTTCAGGGGACAGGCGTATCGCGTACAGATGACCGCGCCCCCCGGACGCAGCGTGACCGTCAACGAGCGCGGCGAGCCGCGCGAGTGA
- a CDS encoding glycine zipper 2TM domain-containing protein, with protein sequence MKTIQKFALSAVAAAAMLGLGGCAGMSAQDKNTAIGAGVGAIGGSVLTGGSAVGTVGGAAVGGVIGHEVGK encoded by the coding sequence ATGAAAACGATTCAGAAATTCGCGCTCAGTGCAGTTGCCGCGGCAGCAATGCTCGGTCTGGGCGGTTGTGCCGGCATGTCGGCACAGGACAAGAACACCGCCATCGGCGCCGGAGTCGGTGCCATCGGTGGCTCGGTTCTTACAGGTGGCAGCGCGGTCGGAACGGTCGGCGGTGCTGCAGTCGGCGGCGTCATCGGCCACGAAGTCGGCAAATGA
- a CDS encoding EAL domain-containing protein, which produces MANRTTEETAQVRRRPEMNESRTTVLLVEDDPADAKLIQDALAGTGGHAFRVEWVTRLSDALERLGRDSIEVILLDLTLPDGQGIDAFDRVHQAAPNALILVLSGSTDEEAPRLALQRGAYDYLAKGHIDAHWLPRALRYVTDRKSTELAMRAAEEALFEEKERAQVTLNSIGDAVLTTDLLGNVTYLNLVAETMTGWSRNDALGRPLSEVFRIIDGTTRQAAASPAYRAIEEDKTVGLATDCVLVRRDGFESAIEDSSAPIHDRHGHVTGAVIVFHDVSEARAMAKKMSHQAHHDFLTGLPNRMLLTERLSQAIGQAHRHHKQVALLFLDLDYFKHINDSLGHAIGDELLQSVAGRLVACVRATDTVCRQGGDEFVILLSEIESPQDAAHVADKVLAALTAPQQIGGHELHVTLSIGISVYPEDGTTTETLTQSADTAMYHAKANGRNNFQFFKAEMNIRAVRRQFVEGSLRRALKEDEFLLHYQPQIDLASGAMTGAEALIRWQDPDLGLIYPADFVPIAEECGLIVPIGRWVLREACRQARAWLDSGLIAVPVAVNISALELRHDGFLAGVALILKETGLPARYLELELTESIIMDDADSSAAALCALRNMGVQLAIDDFGTGYSSLSYLKRLPFNTLKIDQSFVRDIATNADGATIVAAVIGMGKNLNQRVIAEGVETHAQLAFLRTQRCEVGQGYQFSHPLPAEAFELLLVSGNHVLVPRQLC; this is translated from the coding sequence GTGGCGAACCGCACGACGGAGGAAACGGCGCAAGTGCGCCGTCGACCTGAAATGAATGAATCGAGGACCACAGTACTGCTCGTCGAGGACGACCCCGCCGATGCCAAACTGATCCAGGACGCGCTCGCCGGCACGGGCGGGCATGCGTTTCGTGTCGAATGGGTCACACGACTGTCCGACGCGCTCGAACGACTCGGCCGGGACAGCATCGAGGTGATCCTGCTCGACCTGACGCTGCCCGACGGCCAGGGTATCGACGCGTTCGATCGGGTGCACCAGGCCGCACCGAATGCCTTGATCCTGGTCCTGAGCGGATCGACGGATGAAGAAGCCCCTCGCCTCGCCCTGCAGCGCGGTGCCTACGACTATCTCGCCAAAGGCCATATCGACGCCCACTGGCTGCCGCGTGCGCTACGTTACGTGACCGACCGCAAGTCGACGGAGTTGGCGATGCGGGCCGCGGAAGAAGCCTTGTTCGAGGAAAAGGAACGTGCCCAAGTCACGCTCAACTCCATCGGTGACGCCGTGCTGACGACTGATCTCCTGGGGAACGTGACCTATCTGAATCTGGTGGCGGAGACGATGACCGGCTGGTCTCGCAATGACGCGTTGGGCCGGCCCCTTTCAGAGGTGTTCAGGATCATCGACGGCACGACACGCCAGGCTGCTGCGAGCCCGGCGTATCGCGCCATCGAAGAGGACAAGACGGTAGGACTGGCCACGGACTGCGTGCTGGTCCGCCGCGACGGCTTCGAGTCCGCGATTGAAGACTCCTCCGCGCCGATCCACGACCGCCACGGCCACGTAACGGGTGCGGTGATCGTGTTCCACGACGTCAGTGAAGCGCGGGCCATGGCGAAGAAGATGTCCCATCAGGCCCATCATGACTTCCTCACGGGCTTGCCCAATCGAATGCTGCTGACCGAACGGCTCTCGCAGGCGATCGGTCAGGCCCATCGACACCACAAGCAGGTCGCGCTGCTGTTCCTGGACCTGGATTATTTCAAGCACATCAACGACTCGCTCGGGCATGCGATCGGCGACGAACTGCTACAGTCGGTCGCGGGTCGCCTGGTCGCGTGTGTGCGCGCCACCGATACGGTATGCCGCCAGGGCGGTGACGAGTTCGTGATCCTGCTGAGCGAAATCGAGTCCCCACAGGATGCCGCGCACGTCGCGGACAAAGTGCTGGCCGCACTCACAGCGCCGCAGCAAATCGGTGGGCATGAACTTCATGTCACCCTGAGCATCGGCATCAGCGTCTATCCCGAGGACGGCACCACTACGGAAACCTTGACGCAGAGCGCGGATACCGCGATGTATCACGCGAAGGCGAACGGCCGTAACAACTTCCAGTTTTTCAAGGCCGAGATGAACATCCGCGCGGTGCGCCGGCAGTTCGTCGAAGGCAGCCTGCGCCGCGCGCTGAAGGAGGATGAGTTCCTGCTGCATTACCAGCCGCAGATAGATCTTGCCTCGGGAGCGATGACCGGTGCCGAGGCGCTGATACGCTGGCAGGACCCGGATCTCGGGCTCATCTACCCGGCCGATTTCGTGCCGATCGCGGAAGAATGCGGCCTCATCGTGCCGATCGGCCGATGGGTGCTGCGCGAAGCCTGCAGGCAAGCCCGCGCCTGGCTGGATTCGGGCCTGATCGCCGTGCCCGTGGCAGTCAATATCTCCGCGCTGGAATTACGCCACGACGGCTTTCTCGCCGGCGTTGCACTGATCCTGAAGGAAACCGGCCTGCCGGCGCGTTATCTCGAACTCGAATTGACGGAAAGCATCATCATGGACGATGCCGACTCGTCGGCAGCGGCGCTCTGCGCCCTCCGGAACATGGGAGTGCAGCTCGCGATCGACGACTTCGGTACCGGCTACTCAAGCCTGAGCTATCTGAAGCGCCTGCCGTTCAATACCTTGAAGATCGACCAGTCTTTCGTGCGAGACATCGCCACCAATGCAGACGGCGCAACCATTGTCGCGGCGGTGATCGGAATGGGCAAAAACCTCAATCAGCGGGTCATCGCCGAAGGCGTTGAAACGCATGCCCAACTCGCGTTTCTGCGGACCCAGCGATGCGAAGTGGGACAAGGGTATCAGTTTAGTCACCCCCTGCCCGCAGAAGCTTTCGAGCTGTTGCTCGTGTCCGGAAATCATGTGCTGGTACCACGGCAGCTGTGCTGA
- a CDS encoding peptidase encodes MLDSGLIFASDSRTHAGVDNFASFCKMSLFERAGDRVIVLLSSGNLAGTQAVISLLKQRGAKDCTPNLWSAESMFDAALLVSDAMRDVDRRDGQHLADSDVGFNASFILGGQITGEPPRLFRIYAEGNFIEAGQETPYLQTGETKYGKPIIDWVITRSTSLNDAAKCVLVSFDSTMRSNLSVGMPIDLLCYKRDSFEVGMQRRFDVGNAYFADLGRQWSEGTREVFRQLPSLDWAVP; translated from the coding sequence ATGCTCGACAGCGGACTGATCTTTGCGTCGGACTCGCGCACGCACGCCGGGGTCGACAATTTTGCGAGCTTCTGCAAGATGAGCCTCTTCGAACGCGCAGGAGACCGGGTCATCGTTCTCCTGAGTTCCGGAAACCTGGCCGGGACGCAGGCCGTCATCAGCCTGCTGAAGCAACGCGGCGCGAAGGATTGCACACCCAACCTGTGGAGTGCGGAGTCCATGTTCGACGCCGCCCTGCTGGTGTCGGACGCCATGCGGGACGTCGATCGCCGCGATGGACAGCATCTGGCGGACAGCGATGTCGGCTTCAACGCCTCGTTCATACTCGGCGGCCAGATCACGGGCGAGCCGCCACGCCTTTTCCGGATCTATGCGGAGGGGAACTTCATCGAGGCAGGCCAGGAGACACCGTATCTTCAGACGGGTGAAACCAAGTACGGCAAACCGATCATAGACTGGGTGATTACCCGCTCGACCTCCCTGAACGACGCGGCGAAATGCGTTCTCGTTTCGTTCGATTCAACGATGCGCAGCAATTTGTCCGTCGGCATGCCGATCGATCTGCTGTGCTACAAACGGGACAGTTTCGAGGTGGGCATGCAGCGCCGCTTCGACGTGGGGAATGCGTATTTCGCCGACCTTGGCCGGCAATGGAGTGAAGGCACCCGTGAAGTCTTCCGCCAGCTCCCCAGCCTGGACTGGGCGGTCCCCTGA
- a CDS encoding N-formylglutamate amidohydrolase, with protein MMPETAGRNGSAADRGCQASDRLVITCEHGGNRIPAQYHDLFRTRQAALDSHWGFDPGALTMARVLARTFAAPLVASTVSRLLVDLNRSPSNPRLHSDVIRKAPAEVRGHVLECYYQPFRVQAEHLVGQAIADRGRVIHISSHSFTPELDGKVRTADIGLLYDPARAGEVELCARWKASLEACAPEFTVRRNYPYAGKGDGLTAWFRKRLPPDTYVGIELELNQKHVAPAARQWAALRRAVVESLRAALASRRASLSA; from the coding sequence ATGATGCCGGAAACCGCGGGGCGGAACGGAAGTGCGGCGGACCGTGGCTGTCAGGCAAGCGATCGTCTGGTCATTACCTGCGAACACGGTGGCAACCGGATTCCCGCGCAATACCACGATCTGTTCCGCACCCGGCAGGCGGCGCTGGACTCCCACTGGGGCTTCGACCCGGGCGCGCTCACCATGGCAAGAGTGCTGGCAAGGACATTTGCTGCGCCGCTGGTGGCCTCCACCGTAAGCCGTCTGCTGGTTGATCTGAATCGATCGCCGAGCAATCCGCGACTGCATTCCGATGTGATCCGCAAAGCGCCGGCCGAGGTGCGAGGGCATGTCCTGGAGTGCTATTACCAGCCATTTCGCGTGCAAGCCGAGCACCTTGTCGGCCAGGCGATCGCCGACCGCGGCCGGGTGATCCACATCTCGTCCCACAGCTTTACGCCCGAGCTGGACGGCAAGGTACGAACGGCCGATATCGGGCTGCTCTACGACCCGGCCCGAGCGGGCGAAGTGGAGCTGTGTGCGCGCTGGAAGGCATCCCTCGAAGCGTGTGCGCCCGAATTCACCGTCCGGCGCAATTACCCGTATGCAGGCAAGGGCGACGGCCTGACCGCCTGGTTTCGCAAACGCCTTCCTCCTGACACCTACGTGGGGATCGAGCTGGAGCTGAACCAGAAGCATGTCGCCCCAGCGGCCCGACAGTGGGCCGCCTTGCGCCGGGCGGTCGTCGAATCGCTGCGGGCTGCGCTCGCAAGCCGCCGCGCGAGCCTGTCTGCGTAG
- a CDS encoding transglutaminase family protein, translated as MKIRIGYELIYDCPQPTPMILTLSVHYSRVSDFIIPDYLIADPPVPLTAYRDSFGNWCSRIVAPKGQLRLTTDALVRDTGLPDVVVPQARQTPVEELPDETLLFLLGSRYCETDRLSETAWELFHKAPTGWARVQAICDHVHRHITFGYEHARSSKTAWEAFHERTGVCRDYAHLAIAFCRCMNIPARYCTGYLGDIGMPPPYGPMDFAGWFEAYLDGHWHTFDARNNMPRIGRVLIARGRDAADVAISNSFGPNTLKSFQVRTDEVIEE; from the coding sequence ATGAAAATCCGCATTGGTTACGAACTGATCTACGACTGCCCGCAACCGACGCCGATGATCCTGACCTTGAGCGTGCATTACTCGCGCGTGTCCGACTTCATCATCCCCGACTACCTGATCGCCGACCCGCCCGTCCCACTCACCGCCTACCGTGACAGCTTCGGCAACTGGTGCTCGCGCATCGTCGCCCCCAAGGGCCAGCTCCGGCTGACCACCGATGCGCTCGTCAGGGACACGGGACTGCCGGATGTGGTCGTCCCGCAGGCGCGGCAGACGCCGGTGGAAGAACTGCCCGACGAGACGCTGTTGTTCCTGCTGGGGAGCCGGTATTGCGAGACCGACCGCCTGTCGGAGACCGCCTGGGAACTGTTCCACAAGGCACCGACCGGATGGGCGCGCGTCCAGGCGATCTGCGACCATGTGCATCGGCATATCACATTCGGCTATGAGCACGCACGCTCGAGCAAGACCGCCTGGGAAGCGTTCCACGAGCGCACCGGCGTATGCCGCGACTACGCGCACCTGGCCATCGCGTTCTGTCGCTGCATGAATATCCCCGCCCGTTACTGCACCGGCTACCTCGGCGACATCGGCATGCCGCCGCCCTACGGCCCGATGGATTTCGCCGGCTGGTTCGAGGCCTATCTCGACGGCCACTGGCACACCTTCGACGCGCGCAACAACATGCCGCGCATCGGACGCGTATTGATCGCCCGCGGCCGCGACGCCGCCGACGTCGCCATCAGCAACAGCTTCGGCCCGAACACCCTGAAAAGTTTCCAGGTCCGGACCGACGAGGTGATCGAGGAGTGA